One region of Miscanthus floridulus cultivar M001 chromosome 19, ASM1932011v1, whole genome shotgun sequence genomic DNA includes:
- the LOC136529639 gene encoding ferredoxin-thioredoxin reductase catalytic chain, chloroplastic-like: MMTSTVTTTVGCGGLPVRPSSSTAPRGRPRRCAVRAQAAGADASDDKSDKSVEVMRKFSEQYARRSNTFFCTDKTVTAVVIKGLADHRDTLGAPLCPCRHYDDKAAEVAQGFWNCPCVPMRERKECHCMLFLTPDNDFAGKDQAISLEEIKEATSKF; the protein is encoded by the exons ATGATGACATCCACCGTCACCACCACCGTTGGGTGCGGGGGGCTCCCCGTCCGCCCGTCGTCGTCGACGGCGCCCAGAGGACGCCCCCGCAGATGCGCCGTCCGAGCTCAAG CCGCAGGAGCGGATGCCTCCGACGATAAGTCCGATAAGTCGGTGGAGGTCATGCGCAAGTTCTCCGAGCAGTACGCCCGCCGCTCCAACACTTTCTTCTGCACCGACAAGACAGTCACTGCCGTCGTCATCAAG GGACTTGCTGATCACAGAGATACTCTCGGAGCTCCTCTATGCCCTTGTAG GCATTATGATGACAAAGCTGCGGAGGTAGCACAAGGATTTTGGAACTGCCCATGCGTCCCCATGCGTGAGAG GAAGGAATGCCACTGTATGCTTTTTCTTACTCCCGATAATGATTTTGCTGGGAAGGACCAG GCTATCTCCTTGGAGGAGATCAAAGAGGCGACATCGAAGTTCTAA
- the LOC136529638 gene encoding fatty-acid-binding protein 2-like isoform X1, with amino-acid sequence MKPNQLILSTLDIDRVYPYKFQPEFPTSHDLGLNLFSQAGTVLGTCLRHHRKICSSGNVMVHGAFDRLNKLSRALYFWLSRPSDPKILRWLAAVAAKSSRSCQLRFNQVGSHMQNSTRLQFSFLVRQEQAIQLILARFASGTIGRLLNEQQHASNLLTLAGAAAIVPPLENISPMMLTESIASRNIDSDIRRLVDQPYVEGKGLNCACPSVPSTIFQEDPIEPKTGIKFPAFLEDDSSPSAAVLVGIGFKGMRVMRVKNLNLYAFGLYMQPTSIREKLGPKYGSFPTDKLMENPDFYSDLLRENLDMRVRLVVNYNGLSVGAVRDVFEKSLGLRLQKINPNTDFHCLKTFGSHFTEDIAIPSGTKIDFCQTSDGKLITEIDGKQIGAVQSKDLCKAFFDMYIGDSPVSLEAKKVVTQNVAGLIGRR; translated from the exons ATGAAGCCCAATCAGTTGATTCTATCCACTCTTGATATAGACAGGGTATACCCATACAAGTTCCAACCAGAGTTTCCAACGTCTCATGATCTTGGATTGAATTTGTTTTCACAAGCCGGTACAGTGCTGGGTACTTGTTTAAGACATCATAGGAAGATTTGCTCTTCTGGAAATGTAATGGTCCATGGAGCTTTCGATCGCCTCAACAAGCTTTCCCGAGCTCTCTATTTCTGGCTTTCTAGACCATCTGATCCTAAGATTTTGCGCTGGCTGGCAGCTGTAGCAGCGAAGAGTTCTAGATCTTGTCAGTTGCGTTTCAACCAAGTGGGCTCCCACATGCAAAACTCGACTAGACTGCAGTTCAGCTTTCTAGTGAGACAAGAGCAAGCAATACAACTAATTTTAGCTAGGTTTGCAAGTGGAACGATTGGGCGACTATTGAATGAGCAGCAACATGCCTCCAATCTTCTTACTCTAGCTGGCGCTGCTGCTATCGTACCACCACTTGAAAATAT ATCACCAATGATGCTTACCGAGTCAATCGCATCGCGAAACATTGACAGTGATATCAGAAGACTTGTTGATCAGCCTTATGTAGAAGGAAAAGGCTTAAATTGTGCTTGTCCTTCTGTGCCTAGTACTATATTTCAAGAAGATCCAATTGAaccaaaaactggaatcaaattcCCAGCATTTCTGGAAGATGACTCCAGTCCATCTGCAGCG GTCCTTGTTGGGATAGGTTTCAAAGGCATGAGAGTAATGAGGGTCAAAAATCTGAACCTGTACGCTTTTGGTTTAT ATATGCAACCGACTTCTATCCGGGAAAAGCTGGGTCCTAAGTATGGTTCATTTCCAACGGACAAGCTGATGGAGAACCCTGATTTCTATAGCGATCTTCTCAG GGAAAACCTTGATATGAGGGTTAGGTTGGTGGTTAACTACAATGGCCTTAGCGTTGGTGCAGTGCGAGA CGTGTTTGAGAAGTCCCTTGGCCTGCGTCTGCAGAAG ATAAATCCTAACACTGACTTTCACTGCTTGAAGACCTTTGGTTCTCACTTCACGGAAGATATCGCCATACCTTCG GGTACGAAGATTGACTTCTGCCAAACATCAGATGGGAAACTAATAACAGAAA TTGATGGGAAACAAATTGGTGCTGTTCAGAGCAAAGATCTTTGCA AGGCTTTCTTCGACATGTATATTGGCGACTCACCTGTTTCGCTGGAGGCCAAAAAAGTTGTTACCCAGAACGTGGCTGGACTCATTGGAAGACGCTGA
- the LOC136529638 gene encoding fatty-acid-binding protein 2-like isoform X2 produces the protein MKPNQLILSTLDIDRVYPYKFQPEFPTSHDLGLNLFSQAGTVLGTCLRHHRKICSSGNVMVHGAFDRLNKLSRALYFWLSRPSDPKILRWLAAVAAKSSRSCQLRFNQVGSHMQNSTRLQFSFLVRQEQAIQLILARFASGTIGRLLNEQQHASNLLTLAGAAAIVPPLENISPMMLTESIASRNIDSDIRRLVDQPYVEGKGLNCACPSVPSTIFQEDPIEPKTGIKFPAFLEDDSSPSAAVLVGIGFKGMRVMRVKNLNLYAFGLYMQPTSIREKLGPKYGSFPTDKLMENPDFYSDLLRENLDMRVRLVVNYNGLSVGAVRDVFEKSLGLRLQKINPNTDFHCLKTFGSHFTEDIAIPSRLSSTCILATHLFRWRPKKLLPRTWLDSLEDAEESER, from the exons ATGAAGCCCAATCAGTTGATTCTATCCACTCTTGATATAGACAGGGTATACCCATACAAGTTCCAACCAGAGTTTCCAACGTCTCATGATCTTGGATTGAATTTGTTTTCACAAGCCGGTACAGTGCTGGGTACTTGTTTAAGACATCATAGGAAGATTTGCTCTTCTGGAAATGTAATGGTCCATGGAGCTTTCGATCGCCTCAACAAGCTTTCCCGAGCTCTCTATTTCTGGCTTTCTAGACCATCTGATCCTAAGATTTTGCGCTGGCTGGCAGCTGTAGCAGCGAAGAGTTCTAGATCTTGTCAGTTGCGTTTCAACCAAGTGGGCTCCCACATGCAAAACTCGACTAGACTGCAGTTCAGCTTTCTAGTGAGACAAGAGCAAGCAATACAACTAATTTTAGCTAGGTTTGCAAGTGGAACGATTGGGCGACTATTGAATGAGCAGCAACATGCCTCCAATCTTCTTACTCTAGCTGGCGCTGCTGCTATCGTACCACCACTTGAAAATAT ATCACCAATGATGCTTACCGAGTCAATCGCATCGCGAAACATTGACAGTGATATCAGAAGACTTGTTGATCAGCCTTATGTAGAAGGAAAAGGCTTAAATTGTGCTTGTCCTTCTGTGCCTAGTACTATATTTCAAGAAGATCCAATTGAaccaaaaactggaatcaaattcCCAGCATTTCTGGAAGATGACTCCAGTCCATCTGCAGCG GTCCTTGTTGGGATAGGTTTCAAAGGCATGAGAGTAATGAGGGTCAAAAATCTGAACCTGTACGCTTTTGGTTTAT ATATGCAACCGACTTCTATCCGGGAAAAGCTGGGTCCTAAGTATGGTTCATTTCCAACGGACAAGCTGATGGAGAACCCTGATTTCTATAGCGATCTTCTCAG GGAAAACCTTGATATGAGGGTTAGGTTGGTGGTTAACTACAATGGCCTTAGCGTTGGTGCAGTGCGAGA CGTGTTTGAGAAGTCCCTTGGCCTGCGTCTGCAGAAG ATAAATCCTAACACTGACTTTCACTGCTTGAAGACCTTTGGTTCTCACTTCACGGAAGATATCGCCATACCTTCG AGGCTTTCTTCGACATGTATATTGGCGACTCACCTGTTTCGCTGGAGGCCAAAAAAGTTGTTACCCAGAACGTGGCTGGACTCATTGGAAGACGCTGAGGAAAGCGAAAGATGA